A single window of Melospiza georgiana isolate bMelGeo1 chromosome 6, bMelGeo1.pri, whole genome shotgun sequence DNA harbors:
- the LOC131084613 gene encoding olfactory receptor 4D5-like, translating into MAQDNSSRVTEFILLGLSDTRELQLLFFMFFLLAYIMVLLGNLLIIVTVRTDPKLSSPMYFLLCNLSFIDICYTSITAPRVLVALLSGHKAIAFEGCMAQLFFLHFVGSSEMFLLTVMAFDRYTAICRPLHYTAIMARRACWALVTACWAGGFIHSFVQTVLMLQLPFCGPNTIHSYFCDMPPVIRLACADTALTEWLMASNSGLISLGCFLVLVASYALILAKVRARISQGNWKALSTCASHVMAITLLFMPCIFTYLRPAGTLPTSKYVSVIYTILSPMMNPLIYTLRSSEVKESMWRLWRHCRTF; encoded by the coding sequence ATGGCACAGGACAACTCCTCCCGGGTGACTGAATTCATCCTCCTGGGGCTCTCCGACACTCGGGAGCTGCAACTCCTCTTCTTCATGTTCTTCCTCCTGGCCTACATCATGGTCCTGCTGGGCAACCTCCTCATCATCGTGACAGTCAGGACTGACCCCAAGCTCTCCTCACCCATGTACTTCCTCCTCTGCAATCTGTCTTTCATCGATATCTGCTACACTTCTATTACTGCCCCCAGGGTGCTGGTGGCCCTGCTCTCAGGGCACAAGGCCATTGCCTTTGAGGGCTGCATGGCCCAGCTGTTTTTCCTGCACTTTGTGGGCTCCTCAGAGATGTTCCTCCTGACGGTGATGGCGTTCGACCGCTACACGGCCATCTGCAGGCCCCTGCACTACACAGCCATCATGGCCCGCAGGGCCTGCTGGGCACTGGTCACGGCCTGCTGGGCCGGGGGCTTTATCCACTCCTTTGTCCAGACTGTGCTCATGCTGCAGCTGCCCTTCTGCGGCCCCAACACCATCCACAGCTACTTCTGTGACATGCCGCCCGTCATCCGCCTGGCCTGCGCCGACACCGCCCTCACCGAGTGGCTCATGGCCTCCAACAGCGGCCTCATCTCCCTGGGCTGCTTCCTGGTGCTGGTGGCCTCCTACGCCCTCATCCTGGCCAAGGTCCGGGCCCGCATCTCCCAGGGGAACTGGAAGGCTCTGTCCACATGTGCCTCACACGTGATGGCCATCACCCTGCTCTTCATGCCCTGCATCTTCACCTACCTGCGGCCCGCTGGGACCTTGCCCACCAGCAAGTACGTCTCTGTCATCTACACCATCTTGTCACCCATGatgaaccccctcatctacacCCTGAGGAGCAGCGAGGTGAAGGAATCCATGTGGAGACTCTGGAGGCATTGCAGAACCTTCTGA
- the LOC131084942 gene encoding LOW QUALITY PROTEIN: olfactory receptor 4S1-like (The sequence of the model RefSeq protein was modified relative to this genomic sequence to represent the inferred CDS: inserted 2 bases in 1 codon; deleted 4 bases in 2 codons; substituted 1 base at 1 genomic stop codon) translates to MYLWSVAEKLILKTGTENSSTMKELILLGLSENQGMQKMYFVVFLLFYTLTVAGNLTVVTVTSSRHLNSPMYFFPCHLSFVSYCYSSVTAPQMISGFLVENNTISFAGCIGQLFGASFFGCTEVFILTGMAYNHCMAVCQPLCYPALTSXTVCGCMVGVLWVGVFLHSTLETFPTSLLPLYGPNKVIHYFCDVDPLLPLAHANTHAKGLAAVANSGVISLSCLLVLVMSYMGILASLRSNITVVILCLGPSTFVYICPSGGLSEDRSVAAFXMLITPMFNLLITPMFNLLIYTLWDGEVKGAMRKLCRRKLGSENGKG, encoded by the exons ATGTACCTCTGGTCAGTGGCTGAAAAGCTAATTTTAAAG ACTGGCACGGAAAACTCCAGCACCATGAAGGAATTAATCCTCCTGGGCCTCTCAGAGAACCAAGGGAtgcaaaaaatgtattttgtggTGTTCCTGCTTTTCTACACACTCACAGTGGCAGGAAATCTCACAGTTGTCACTGTGACGAGCAGCCGGCACCTGAACTCCCCCATGTACTTCTTCCCCTGCCACCTTTCCTTTGTAAGTTATTGTTACTCCTCTGTCACAGCTCCCCAAATGATTTCTGGCTTCCTGGTGGAAAATAACACCATCTCCTTTGCAGGTTGCATAGGGCAGCTCTTTGGGGCTTCATTT TTTGGCTGCACAGAGGTTTTCATCCTGACAGGCATGGCCTACAACCATTGCATGGCCGTCTGCCAGCCCCTGTGCTACCCTGCACTCACGTC CACAGTCTGCGGCTGCATGGTGGGGGTCCTCTGGGTGGGGGTCTTCCTGCATTCCACCCTCGAGACCTTTCccacc tccctgctccctttaTATGGCCCCAACAAAGTCATCCACTATTTCTGTGATGTCgaccccctgctccccctggcCCACGCCAACACACACGCCAAGGGCCTGGCCGCAGTGGCCAACAGCGGGGTGATATCCCTGAGCTGCCTCCTTGTCCTGGTCATGTCCTACATGGGCATCCTGGCTTCCCTGAG GTCCAACATCACTGTGGTGATCCTGTGCCTTGGGCCCAGCACGTTTGTTTACATTTGCCCATCCGGTGGCTTGTCTGAGGACAGGAGTGTGGCCGCGTTCTAAATGCTCATCACACCCATGTTCAACCTCCTCATCACACCCATGTTCAACCTCCTCATCTACACCCTCTGGGATGGGGAGGTGAAGGGAGCCATGAGGAAATTATGCAGGAGGAAATTAGGAAGTGAAAATGGGAAGGGGTAG
- the LOC131084944 gene encoding olfactory receptor 5V1-like: MQRVNLSAVSEFVFVGLSDAPEIRLLLFVLFLLIYLATMAGNITLLIAISTDSHLHSPMYFFLGNLSLLDLLCPTITVPKMLGALLLEHKEISFSGCLFQHFSLIAVVGTEIFLLAVMAYDRYVAVCHPLRYPSIVSTKLCAQLALGTWATGLLNSLLHTSLVFTLSFCGPNRIQQYYCDFPPVLALSCSSTHSTELVILVVAGVLGSGACVVTVVSYICILLEILARKSPGIWHKAFSTCGSHLAVVCLFYGTTIYTYVRPSSTYSPQWDRVVSMLYGMLTPLLNPIIYSLRNKDVKCALKRVISQVRRALTRQENLAQSPSSAG; this comes from the coding sequence ATGCAGAGGGTCAACCTCTCAGCAGTATCCGAGTTTGTTTTCGTGGGCCTCTCTGATGCTCCAGAAATCCGTTTGCTTCTCTTTGTGCTGTTTCTGCTCATTTATTTGGCCACCATGGCAGGCAACATCACTCTCCTCATTGCCATCAGCACTGACTCCCACCTGCACAGCCCCATGTACTTCTTCCTCGGCAACTTATCCCTGCTGGATCTCTTATGTCCCACCATCACCGTGCCCAAGATGCTGGGGGCCTTGCTGCTGGAGCACAAAGAGATTTCTTTCTCTGGCTGCCTGTTCCAGCACTTTTCCCTCATTGCTGTGGTGGGCACAGAGATTTTCCTCCTGGCTGTGATGGCCTATGACCGCTACGTGGCTGTGTGCCACCCCCTGAGGTACCCCAGCATTGTGAGCACGAAGCTGTGTGCtcagctggccctgggcacCTGGGCAACAGGGCTTCTGAACTCCCTGCTGCACACCTCTCTGGTTTTCACACTCTCTTTCTGTGGTCCTAACAGAATCCAGCAGTATTACTGTGACTTTCCTCCCGTGCTGGCCCTCTCCTGCTCGTCCACCCACAGCACGGAGTTGGTGATCCTGGTGGTGGCCGGGGTGCTGGGGAGTGGCGCCTGTGTGGTCACTGTGGTCTCTTACATCTGTATCCTCCTGGAAATCCTGGCCAGGAAGTCCCCTGGGATCTGGCACAAGGCTTTCTCCACTTGTGGTTCTCACCTGGCTGTAGTTTGTCTTTTTTATGGGACCACCATCTACACCTACGTCCGCCCTTCCTCCACCTATTCCCCACAGTGGGACAGGGTCGTGTCCATGCTCTATGGAATGCTCACCCCGCTCTTAAATCCCATCATCTacagcctcaggaacaaagACGTAAAATGTGCCCTAAAAAGAGTGATCAGCCAGGTGAGAAGGGCTTTAACAAGACAAGAAAACCTCGCTCAGTCTCCATCATCAGCTGGGTAG
- the FTH1 gene encoding ferritin heavy chain yields the protein MAAPPSQVRQNYHQDCEAAVNRQINLELYASYVYLSMSYYFDRDDVALKNFAKYFLHQSHEEREHAEKLMKLQNQRGGRIFLQDVKKPDRDDWENGLTAMECALHLEKNVNQSLLELHKLATEKNDPHLCDFIETHYLDEQVKAIKELGDHVTNLRKMGAPKYGMAEYLFDKHTLGECHS from the exons ATGGCAGCGCCCCCCTCTCAGGTGCGCCAGAACTACCATCAGGACTGCGAGGCCGCCGTCAACCGCCAGATCAACCTGGAGCTCTACGCGTCCTACGTGTACCTCAGCATG tcctACTATTTTGACCGGGATGATGTGGCCCTGAAAAACTTTGCCAAGTACTTCCTGCATCAGTCTCACGAGGAGCGGGAGCACGCTGAGAAGCTGATGAAGCTGCAGAACCAGAGGGGCGGGCGCATCTTCCTGCAGGACGTCAAG AAGCCAGACCGTGATGACTGGGAGAATGGCCTGACTGCCATGGAGTGTGCCCTGCACCTGGAGAAGAACGTGAACCAAtcactgctggagctgcacaaaCTGGCCACCGAGAAGAACGACCCCCAC TTGTGTGACTTCATTGAGACCCATTACCTGGATGAGCAGGTGAAAGCCATCAAGGAGCTGGGTGACCACGTGACCAACCTGCGGAAGATGGGGGCCCCCAAATACGGCATGGCAGAGTATCTCTTCGACAAGCACACCCTCGGGGagtgccacagctga
- the LOC131084617 gene encoding olfactory receptor 4D5-like, with protein MAQDNSSRVTEFILLGLSDTRELQLLFFMFFLLAYIMVLLGNLLIIVTVRTDPKLSSPMYFLLCNLSFIDICCTSVTTPRVLVALLSGHKAIAFEGCMAQLFFLHFVGSSEMFLLTVMAFDRYTAICRPLHYTAIMARRACWALVAACWAGGFIHSFVQTVLMLQLPFCGPNTIHSYFCDMPPVIRLACADTALTEWLMASNSGLISLGCFLVLVASYALILAKVRARISQGNWKALSTCASHVMAITLLFMPCIFTYLRPAGTLPTSKYVSVIYTILSPMMNPLIYTLRSSEVKESMWRLWRHCRTF; from the coding sequence ATGGCACAGGACAACTCCTCCCGGGTGACTGAATTCATCCTCCTGGGGCTCTCCGACACTCGGGAGCTGCAACTCCTCTTCTTCATGTTCTTCCTCCTGGCCTACATCATGGTCCTGCTGGGCAACCTCCTCATCATCGTGACAGTCAGGACTGACCCCAAGCTCTCCTCACCCATGTACTTCCTCCTCTGCAATCTTTCCTTCATCGATATCTGCTGCACCTCTGTCACTACCCCCAGGGTGCTGGTGGCCCTGCTCTCAGGGCACAAGGCCATTGCCTTTGAGGGCTGCATGGCCCAGCTGTTTTTCCTGCACTTTGTGGGCTCCTCAGAGATGTTCCTCCTGACGGTGATGGCGTTCGACCGCTACACGGCCATCTGCAGGCCCCTGCACTACACAGCCATCATGGCCCGCAGGGCCTGCTGGGCACTGGTCGcggcctgctgggctgggggctttATCCACTCCTTTGTCCAGACTGTGCTCATGCTGCAGCTGCCCTTCTGCGGCCCCAACACCATCCACAGCTACTTCTGTGACATGCCGCCCGTCATCCGCCTGGCCTGCGCCGACACCGCCCTCACCGAGTGGCTCATGGCCTCCAACAGCGGCCTCATCTCCCTGGGCTGCTTCCTGGTGCTGGTGGCCTCCTACGCCCTCATCCTGGCCAAGGTCCGGGCCCGCATCTCCCAGGGGAACTGGAAGGCTCTGTCCACATGTGCCTCACACGTGATGGCCATCACCCTGCTCTTCATGCCCTGCATCTTCACCTACCTGCGGCCCGCTGGGACCTTGCCCACCAGCAAGTACGTCTCTGTCATCTACACCATCTTGTCACCCATGatgaaccccctcatctacacCCTGAGGAGCAGCGAGGTGAAGGAATCCATGTGGAGACTCTGGAGGCATTGCAGAACCTTCTGA